Proteins from one Oscillatoria nigro-viridis PCC 7112 genomic window:
- a CDS encoding Lin0512 family protein, with product MARKCFIIEMGMGIDQHGQEPTVACARAVRNAIANNALLGVWEVAGLTDPNQMIVEVKVAVPYPEQVREQEVLAVLPFGSKTLIVEQGGMIVPGRAIASLNDKNDEMLIAVAAVSVFVETQD from the coding sequence ATGGCACGTAAATGTTTCATCATTGAAATGGGGATGGGTATAGACCAGCACGGGCAGGAACCGACTGTAGCCTGTGCAAGGGCTGTACGGAATGCGATCGCCAATAATGCTCTCCTAGGCGTCTGGGAAGTGGCGGGTTTGACTGACCCCAATCAGATGATTGTTGAGGTTAAGGTGGCTGTTCCTTACCCGGAACAAGTGCGGGAACAGGAGGTGTTGGCGGTGCTGCCTTTTGGCAGCAAAACTCTGATTGTGGAGCAAGGAGGCATGATTGTGCCAGGAAGGGCGATCGCCTCTCTGAATGATAAAAATGATGAAATGCTCATCGCTGTGGCGGCTGTGAGTGTTTTTGTGGAAACTCAGGATTAA
- a CDS encoding DUF4142 domain-containing protein: MTSLNRKSLFKKLVTVAGIAGISSLIAVPGFAELNRQTHGFNQSGDRVFDLADNDLNDPNSPEPPVTDPNNNNNPGRSPNNPNTPTNNNPGRSPNTPTSGETAPNSLSSRDKNFVLQAAQTGMLEVQLGKLAVERGSSARVKEYGQEMVNEHTQANQELMQLAMQKGVELPTEMSSQNKALTDRLSGLSGTSFDKAYKQAMIESHNQAIALFQAQSQQGQDSELKGWATKLLPNLQAHLQMVNQMLADTSQP, encoded by the coding sequence ATGACTTCACTCAATCGCAAAAGTTTGTTCAAAAAATTGGTAACAGTTGCCGGAATTGCCGGCATTTCTTCCTTGATAGCTGTGCCGGGATTTGCAGAATTAAACCGCCAGACTCACGGCTTCAACCAGTCGGGCGATCGGGTTTTCGATCTTGCCGATAACGACTTAAACGATCCTAATTCTCCGGAACCTCCTGTTACAGATCCAAACAACAACAACAATCCGGGCCGTTCTCCCAACAATCCAAATACCCCCACCAATAACAATCCCGGCCGTTCTCCCAACACTCCCACAAGTGGCGAAACTGCCCCTAATTCTCTCAGCAGCAGAGACAAAAACTTTGTCCTCCAAGCAGCTCAAACTGGTATGCTGGAAGTGCAGCTCGGCAAGTTAGCCGTGGAGCGGGGTTCTAGCGCTCGTGTGAAAGAGTACGGGCAAGAAATGGTTAATGAACACACCCAAGCCAATCAAGAACTGATGCAGTTAGCAATGCAAAAAGGCGTAGAACTGCCAACCGAGATGAGCAGCCAGAATAAAGCTTTGACCGATCGACTTTCGGGACTATCGGGTACAAGTTTTGACAAGGCTTACAAGCAGGCAATGATCGAGAGCCACAATCAGGCTATTGCTTTGTTTCAGGCTCAATCTCAACAAGGACAAGATTCCGAGTTGAAGGGTTGGGCAACCAAGCTTTTGCCCAACCTTCAGGCGCACTTGCAAATGGTTAACCAAATGTTGGCAGATACCAGTCAGCCGTAA
- a CDS encoding transposase translates to MLCLKENENYDKKKEFRYRERNREERIQYYQTLRTLIKVHGSKSLVFIDESGFEEFHACVYAWSKKGRKVYGERQGKRGKRENLVAGRRKGNKDLIAPMVFTGSLNAESFEGWLALYLLPSLTIPSILIMDNAPIHRKTAIRLLVEEAGHQILFLPKYSPDLNDIEHDFSALKRAKMYASPGTSLDEVIRAYCAERVSHTYLK, encoded by the coding sequence ATGCTATGCCTTAAAGAAAATGAAAATTACGATAAAAAAAAAGAATTTCGTTATAGAGAAAGGAATAGAGAAGAAAGAATACAATACTACCAAACACTGAGAACTTTAATTAAAGTTCATGGGAGTAAAAGCCTTGTATTTATTGATGAGTCAGGGTTTGAAGAGTTTCATGCTTGTGTTTATGCGTGGTCAAAAAAAGGGAGAAAAGTATATGGGGAGAGACAAGGAAAACGCGGAAAAAGAGAAAATTTAGTAGCAGGAAGAAGAAAAGGCAACAAGGACTTGATTGCACCTATGGTCTTTACAGGGAGCTTGAATGCAGAAAGTTTTGAAGGGTGGTTAGCTTTATATTTATTGCCATCTTTAACAATACCATCAATATTAATCATGGATAATGCACCGATTCATCGTAAGACAGCAATTAGGCTCCTGGTGGAGGAAGCAGGCCATCAGATACTTTTTTTACCAAAATACTCTCCTGACTTAAATGATATTGAGCATGATTTTAGTGCATTAAAGAGAGCTAAAATGTATGCGTCTCCTGGCACATCTCTTGATGAAGTTATTCGTGCTTATTGTGCAGAAAGAGTGTCTCATACTTATTTGAAATGA
- a CDS encoding IS630 transposase-related protein: MAYSLDLRKRVVDYVENGGGITKAAALFKVGRATIYRWLGREDLRATKVEHRERKIDWEMLRKDVEENPEARLIERARKFGVRASAICYALKKMKITIKKKNFVIEKGIEKKEYNTTKH, translated from the coding sequence ATGGCATACAGTCTAGATTTAAGAAAAAGAGTAGTGGATTATGTGGAAAATGGAGGGGGTATAACCAAAGCCGCCGCCCTGTTTAAAGTAGGAAGAGCAACAATATACAGATGGCTAGGGAGGGAAGACCTTCGAGCCACTAAGGTAGAACACCGTGAGCGAAAGATAGACTGGGAAATGCTCAGAAAAGATGTAGAAGAAAATCCCGAAGCAAGATTAATAGAAAGAGCAAGGAAATTCGGGGTGAGAGCGAGTGCCATATGCTATGCCTTAAAGAAAATGAAAATTACGATAAAAAAAAAGAATTTCGTTATAGAGAAAGGAATAGAGAAGAAAGAATACAATACTACCAAACACTGA
- a CDS encoding YqhA family protein — translation MLHRVLARSRYLMLIAVFGSFATSVTLLIYGALETIITIGHAATIPVSSENSKQLILSSIEVVDLFLLATVFYITALGLYELFIDERVKVPHWLEIHTIDDLKTKLTSVIVVVLSVLFLSEVVRWNGGTNILPLGTGVSLVIAALTYFLSSQVKKAKSD, via the coding sequence ATGCTGCATCGAGTTCTTGCCAGAAGTCGCTATCTAATGTTAATCGCTGTATTCGGTTCTTTTGCAACGTCTGTGACGCTTTTGATCTACGGTGCCCTGGAAACCATCATTACCATCGGTCACGCAGCTACAATACCGGTTTCCAGCGAAAACTCCAAACAACTGATTCTGTCTAGCATCGAAGTTGTAGATTTGTTTCTCCTCGCCACAGTATTTTACATTACGGCCCTCGGGCTTTACGAGCTGTTTATAGACGAGCGCGTCAAAGTACCACACTGGCTGGAAATTCACACCATCGATGACCTGAAAACTAAACTCACCAGCGTCATTGTAGTAGTGTTGAGTGTATTGTTTCTCTCTGAGGTAGTTCGGTGGAACGGCGGGACGAACATCCTTCCCTTGGGAACTGGTGTCTCTTTAGTAATCGCTGCGCTGACGTATTTTCTAAGTTCGCAGGTGAAAAAGGCAAAGTCAGATTAA
- a CDS encoding methyltransferase codes for MLTSSHPLKQVFHCPEESDFYAHCLETLVLNSSDNSRLIVEFGSGEGSPVIKSLLRSDFEGKIQGFELNNVAWKIAQSQIKEYEVSEQYTVNNSSFFDSPLYESADCVISNPPYLPAVDDQIYQPLLHGGSDGSTIAKKLLSLGSDEVLLMVSSYSNPVGLVDYALDRGYSVANFEIAPLSFGYYSSEPKVKSAIATLRKQGMAFYSENIYLLAGVLFKKQEKSQRDLSIELIQLMTAF; via the coding sequence ATGCTCACTTCATCCCATCCTCTGAAACAGGTATTCCACTGCCCGGAAGAATCGGATTTTTACGCGCACTGCTTGGAAACTTTAGTGTTAAATTCCAGCGACAATTCTCGACTTATCGTAGAGTTTGGTTCAGGAGAGGGAAGTCCTGTTATTAAGTCTTTGCTGAGAAGTGATTTTGAGGGTAAAATACAGGGATTTGAGCTAAATAATGTAGCTTGGAAAATTGCTCAGTCTCAAATTAAGGAATATGAAGTGAGCGAACAATACACCGTCAACAATAGCTCTTTTTTTGATTCGCCTTTATACGAGTCGGCGGATTGTGTAATCTCAAATCCGCCTTACTTGCCGGCGGTGGACGATCAGATTTACCAGCCGCTGTTGCACGGCGGGAGTGATGGTTCTACAATTGCTAAAAAACTTTTATCTTTGGGCAGTGACGAAGTTTTGCTGATGGTTTCTAGCTATTCTAATCCGGTGGGTTTGGTCGATTATGCCTTGGATCGAGGGTACTCGGTTGCGAATTTTGAGATTGCACCTTTAAGTTTTGGCTATTATAGTTCCGAACCAAAAGTCAAAAGCGCGATCGCCACTCTGCGAAAACAGGGAATGGCTTTTTATTCGGAAAATATCTATCTGCTGGCTGGAGTTTTGTTTAAGAAACAGGAAAAGTCGCAAAGAGATTTGTCGATCGAGCTAATTCAGTTAATGACAGCATTTTAA
- a CDS encoding iron-containing redox enzyme family protein — MQNTADLLPKIDSPSLPKKQLVLPNYEAADRQFVNLLEVEDLDKTVAAKPLLVSDLESAIAYAIQAAYQQEPKGDEAAHRFLQRVLYRINRLNLFWYDDLRRYNNERSHYLRSVRDRIEEPWQQWEIAQINVAALQKLPDVKQALRDRAAADVDPPLTELDRYLREQMTAAGYRHLLAIASFDGLVEASRLSRILGGAGNEIQSTLTRVLIEEYGGGRLPRKHSTFFAQMLAEFDMSTEPEAYFDLVPWQVLAGINHNFLLTERKRHFLRYNGGLTYFEVAGPVAYRNYLAAAQRLGLSQAAMGYWELHIKEDERHGRWMLDEVAIPLVDRYPQEAWELVLGYDQEKSIGDRAAAAVVRSIQATEHN, encoded by the coding sequence ATGCAAAACACGGCAGATTTACTCCCCAAAATAGACTCGCCGAGTCTTCCCAAAAAGCAACTCGTACTCCCTAATTACGAAGCAGCCGATCGGCAATTTGTCAATTTGCTAGAAGTCGAGGATTTAGACAAGACGGTGGCGGCAAAACCGTTACTTGTCAGCGATTTGGAAAGCGCGATCGCCTACGCAATTCAAGCAGCTTACCAACAGGAACCAAAAGGCGATGAGGCCGCTCACCGCTTCTTGCAGCGCGTGCTTTACCGCATCAACCGCCTCAACTTGTTTTGGTACGACGATTTGCGCCGCTACAACAACGAGCGATCGCACTATTTGCGTTCCGTGCGCGATCGCATTGAGGAACCTTGGCAGCAGTGGGAAATCGCACAAATCAACGTTGCAGCGCTGCAAAAATTGCCCGATGTCAAGCAAGCCCTGCGCGATCGCGCCGCCGCCGATGTCGATCCTCCGCTAACCGAGCTCGATCGCTATTTGCGGGAACAGATGACAGCAGCCGGATACAGACACCTGCTGGCGATCGCATCTTTCGACGGTTTAGTGGAAGCCAGTCGCCTTTCTCGCATCCTCGGCGGTGCCGGCAACGAAATTCAGTCCACCCTTACCCGAGTGCTGATCGAAGAATACGGCGGCGGTCGCCTCCCCCGCAAGCACTCGACCTTTTTTGCCCAAATGCTGGCAGAATTCGATATGAGTACGGAACCGGAAGCGTACTTCGATTTAGTGCCTTGGCAAGTGCTCGCAGGCATCAATCACAACTTCCTGCTGACGGAACGCAAGCGCCATTTTCTGCGCTACAACGGCGGACTTACTTATTTTGAGGTGGCGGGGCCCGTGGCTTACCGCAATTATCTAGCCGCCGCCCAGCGTTTGGGCCTCTCGCAGGCTGCGATGGGTTATTGGGAACTGCACATCAAAGAAGACGAACGTCACGGCCGCTGGATGTTGGATGAAGTGGCGATCCCGCTGGTTGATAGATACCCGCAGGAGGCGTGGGAACTGGTGTTGGGGTACGATCAGGAGAAGTCGATCGGCGATCGGGCTGCGGCTGCTGTAGTGCGATCGATCCAAGCCACAGAACACAATTAA
- a CDS encoding AAA-like domain-containing protein has protein sequence MPRSLRVREECIRAVKSCLLRNGFPSQKILAEDLGMAQSTVSHFLNGKPVDYANFIEICRGLGQEWRDIADFEANSDPEEVVLVRAKVAIVFEDSANALTTSHNTLSQQLHQALSDRGHEVFFINNSSDSSSYLKGCDYLLLLISEESAASEMILEQVQLAKESHNLTAHKPAILPILVEVNTPLSFDLLSYLAGIQPWLWRGVGDSFKLLSQILTIIKEGRTLLTADHELAVEWKAITSTKQAIIQPLPAAPPELPGGQVEITSCFYIDRPPIESRCYETIAQPGALIRIKAPRQMGKTSLMARILYHAEQQGSRTVALSFQLANRKIFANSDTFLQWFCASIGQELGMLEQLPKCWELADLIGSNQCCKAYFEQYLLSESSKPLTLGLDESDRLFESPEIADDFFGLLRALHEEAKRRDIWKKLRLIVVHSTEVYIPLDVNKSPFNVGLPIDLPEFYSPQVQDLAKRHGLNWSGNEVAELMGLVGGNPYLVRLGMYHIARQDVTLDRLVKESATEAGIYSDHLRRHLWNLEKYSELMEAMREVVSVSQPVRLRSELGFKLNSMGLVKLDGNHCIPRCRLYQEYFGDRLG, from the coding sequence ATGCCACGATCGCTAAGGGTGCGCGAAGAGTGCATTCGCGCAGTTAAATCCTGTCTCCTGAGAAATGGCTTTCCCAGTCAGAAAATCTTGGCTGAGGATTTAGGGATGGCCCAATCTACTGTCAGCCATTTTCTGAATGGCAAACCTGTGGATTATGCCAATTTCATCGAAATTTGTCGCGGATTGGGGCAGGAATGGCGCGATATAGCCGATTTTGAGGCGAATTCAGATCCAGAGGAGGTAGTGCTGGTGAGGGCAAAAGTGGCGATCGTCTTCGAGGACTCCGCCAACGCCCTCACGACCTCACACAACACCCTTTCCCAGCAGTTACACCAAGCTTTGAGTGACCGAGGCCACGAAGTCTTTTTTATTAACAACAGCAGCGACTCAAGCTCATATTTAAAGGGTTGCGATTATTTGCTGTTGCTGATTTCCGAAGAATCTGCCGCTAGCGAAATGATATTGGAACAAGTGCAGCTAGCCAAAGAATCCCACAATTTAACGGCTCACAAACCCGCAATTTTACCGATTTTAGTTGAAGTCAATACACCGCTTTCCTTTGATTTACTCAGCTATTTAGCAGGAATTCAGCCCTGGCTGTGGCGCGGTGTTGGCGACTCATTTAAGTTATTATCACAAATTTTAACCATTATCAAAGAAGGTCGCACATTGTTAACTGCCGACCATGAATTGGCTGTAGAATGGAAAGCAATTACTAGCACAAAACAGGCAATAATTCAACCCCTGCCCGCAGCGCCGCCAGAATTGCCGGGAGGACAAGTTGAAATCACTTCTTGTTTTTATATCGATCGCCCTCCGATCGAATCCCGCTGTTACGAGACGATCGCCCAACCGGGAGCGCTGATCCGCATAAAAGCACCCAGACAAATGGGCAAAACTTCTTTGATGGCGAGGATTTTGTATCATGCAGAACAGCAAGGTTCTCGCACGGTAGCGCTGAGTTTTCAGCTAGCGAATCGGAAAATATTCGCTAATTCAGATACATTCTTGCAGTGGTTTTGTGCTAGCATCGGTCAAGAGTTAGGAATGCTAGAGCAGTTGCCAAAGTGTTGGGAATTAGCCGATTTGATTGGCAGCAATCAGTGCTGTAAGGCTTATTTTGAACAGTATTTGCTGTCAGAATCCTCAAAACCTCTGACGTTAGGGTTGGATGAGAGCGATCGCCTGTTTGAATCGCCGGAAATTGCCGACGACTTTTTTGGGTTATTGCGAGCTTTGCACGAAGAAGCAAAACGGCGAGATATTTGGAAAAAATTGCGTTTGATTGTGGTGCATTCGACGGAAGTTTATATCCCGCTGGATGTGAATAAATCGCCGTTTAATGTGGGGTTGCCGATTGATTTGCCTGAGTTTTATTCGCCGCAAGTGCAAGATTTGGCTAAGCGGCACGGATTGAATTGGAGTGGGAATGAAGTTGCAGAATTGATGGGGTTGGTGGGCGGAAATCCTTATTTAGTGCGGCTAGGAATGTATCATATTGCGCGTCAAGATGTGACTTTAGATCGGTTAGTGAAAGAATCGGCAACAGAAGCGGGAATTTACAGCGATCATTTGCGGCGGCATTTATGGAATTTAGAGAAATATTCGGAATTAATGGAGGCGATGAGAGAGGTTGTGAGTGTTTCCCAGCCAGTGAGATTGAGGTCAGAATTGGGGTTTAAGTTAAATAGTATGGGGTTGGTGAAATTGGATGGAAATCATTGCATTCCGAGATGTCGGTTGTATCAGGAGTATTTTGGCGATCGGCTAGGTTGA
- a CDS encoding NfeD family protein: MYSILIWSLASATNQPGFAFTPPMLWLLIGVVLSAMEVLIIKTQPQKYRFYLLMMGASALIESFILWRGSVAFQFSWANIMYEDFDWQIFYWMGIALALSIWIRPIFIVRKKFVIPEATEARTISEIFPGETGMVIYEGASWKARNEDSQGAIAPRQKVYVLRREGNTLIVVPDRLIHINS; this comes from the coding sequence GTGTATTCTATCCTAATTTGGTCGCTGGCGTCAGCCACTAATCAACCAGGTTTCGCCTTCACCCCCCCGATGTTGTGGTTGCTAATCGGAGTTGTGCTTAGTGCGATGGAGGTATTAATTATCAAAACTCAGCCCCAAAAATACAGGTTTTACTTGCTAATGATGGGAGCTTCTGCTTTAATTGAATCCTTTATTTTGTGGAGAGGATCTGTAGCATTTCAGTTTAGTTGGGCGAACATAATGTATGAAGATTTTGACTGGCAAATTTTCTACTGGATGGGGATAGCCCTCGCGCTGAGCATCTGGATTCGACCGATTTTCATTGTTCGCAAAAAGTTTGTCATTCCCGAAGCAACGGAAGCGAGAACAATCTCCGAAATTTTCCCAGGAGAAACCGGAATGGTGATTTATGAAGGGGCTTCGTGGAAAGCCCGCAATGAAGATTCCCAAGGGGCGATCGCACCCAGACAAAAAGTTTACGTTTTGCGCCGCGAAGGAAACACGCTGATTGTTGTACCTGACAGATTAATTCACATCAACAGCTAA
- a CDS encoding paraslipin codes for MYQYFLTVLFAITGVSLVNSVKIVRQGDEALVEIFGKYDRKKLEPGITFLIPFVEQVAYKQTLREQILRLSPQECTTRDRVAVTVDFIVYWRIIDLEKASYKVQNLKEAMLNMLILSIRTHLAKLSVEELYTARHEINNALVEELDTTTDPWGVKFTRVELRDFAIGSKVIQPTSIDRKEVQKLRA; via the coding sequence ATGTATCAGTATTTTTTGACCGTGTTGTTTGCAATCACCGGAGTATCCTTAGTCAACAGCGTTAAAATCGTCCGTCAAGGAGATGAGGCTTTAGTTGAAATTTTCGGAAAGTACGATCGAAAAAAACTAGAACCGGGTATAACCTTTTTGATTCCCTTTGTCGAGCAAGTCGCCTATAAACAAACTCTGCGAGAGCAAATTTTAAGGCTGTCACCGCAAGAATGCACGACGCGCGATCGGGTGGCCGTCACCGTTGATTTTATTGTGTACTGGCGAATCATTGACTTAGAAAAAGCTTCCTACAAAGTGCAGAATCTCAAGGAAGCGATGTTAAATATGCTGATTCTTTCAATTCGCACTCACCTTGCTAAATTATCTGTTGAGGAACTCTACACGGCTCGACATGAGATTAATAATGCTTTAGTGGAAGAGTTGGATACAACGACAGATCCTTGGGGTGTGAAGTTTACGAGAGTGGAATTGCGCGATTTTGCGATCGGCAGTAAAGTGATTCAGCCCACATCCATTGACCGGAAAGAAGTACAAAAGCTGCGAGCTTAG
- a CDS encoding type IV pilin-like G/H family protein: MTNNQESIVRNAACRGCGCLLLITGIGVLNGIALPFYLNNTNRSQQSEAQQYVSSMNKAQQAYFAKKRLFSSSVNALELGIKTETTNYKYSVRATKQTAFNYGVSKQPQLKSSVGGVFLVPVKKIEPNAAKEGIITTISIFCQADSPGTIKPAEPTYENGKIACGKGTRQVTK; this comes from the coding sequence ATGACTAACAATCAAGAATCAATAGTTCGCAATGCAGCTTGTCGCGGTTGTGGATGCTTATTACTTATAACCGGTATTGGAGTATTGAATGGGATAGCTCTGCCATTTTATCTAAATAATACCAATAGAAGCCAGCAGTCGGAAGCACAACAGTATGTTAGCTCAATGAACAAAGCTCAGCAAGCATATTTTGCCAAAAAAAGACTTTTTTCGAGTTCTGTTAATGCTTTGGAACTTGGGATCAAAACGGAGACAACAAATTACAAGTATTCAGTTCGCGCCACAAAGCAAACTGCTTTTAATTATGGAGTCTCTAAGCAACCACAACTTAAGAGTTCTGTCGGCGGTGTCTTTCTAGTTCCTGTTAAAAAAATTGAACCCAATGCTGCTAAAGAGGGAATAATAACAACAATATCCATATTCTGCCAAGCTGATTCTCCCGGTACAATTAAACCAGCGGAACCCACCTATGAAAATGGTAAAATTGCTTGTGGTAAAGGCACAAGACAAGTGACTAAATAA
- a CDS encoding type IV pilin-like G/H family protein: MSQQDSKSASILPNGCGCLLLLMGMGVIGAIALPSFLNTSHSCRIPEAKLYVSSMNRAQQALFIEKNAFATSVDALGIGIKTETTNFKYSIRATKKAVFNYGLSKKKDLKSYVGGVFLVPAKNFEPHAAKEEITTTSIFCQADSPGTIEPVEPTYENGKIACGKGTTPVTR, from the coding sequence ATGAGTCAACAAGATTCTAAATCAGCTAGCATTTTACCTAACGGTTGCGGATGCTTATTGCTTTTAATGGGCATGGGAGTAATTGGCGCGATCGCTCTGCCATCATTTCTTAATACTAGCCATAGCTGCAGGATTCCCGAAGCAAAACTGTATGTTAGCTCAATGAACCGCGCACAGCAAGCTCTATTTATAGAAAAAAATGCTTTTGCTACTTCTGTTGATGCTTTGGGAATTGGGATTAAAACCGAGACAACAAATTTCAAGTATTCAATTCGTGCCACTAAGAAAGCAGTATTTAATTATGGACTATCCAAGAAAAAAGACTTAAAAAGTTATGTCGGCGGTGTCTTTCTAGTTCCTGCTAAAAACTTTGAGCCCCATGCTGCTAAAGAGGAAATAACTACAACGTCCATATTCTGCCAAGCTGATTCTCCCGGTACAATTGAACCAGTGGAACCCACCTATGAAAATGGTAAAATTGCCTGCGGTAAAGGCACAACACCAGTTACCAGATAA